A region of Argentina anserina chromosome 5, drPotAnse1.1, whole genome shotgun sequence DNA encodes the following proteins:
- the LOC126793326 gene encoding adenylate kinase, chloroplastic, whose product MACHVNLVPRSMATASPRPKPPAPSPPSAACSISNPLSSSSKLSFHSQSSLLVSASPPSRHRTLTPLRSRRAMSATAVRCGSKAEPLRIMISGAPASGKGTQCELIKQKYDLVHIAAGDLLRAEIASGSENGKRARAYMDKGQLVPDEIVVMMVKDRLSQPDSREKGWLLDGYPRSSSQAIALKEFGFEPDLFILLDVSEDILVDRVVGRRQDPVTGKIYHLKYSPPETPEIATRLTQRFDDTEEKVKLRLHTHHQNVEAVLSLYEDITLKVNGSLTKDDVFAKIDGELAKLLEENQATTKSLAA is encoded by the exons ATGGCTTGCCATGTAAATTTGGTCCCTCGATCCATGGCCACAGCCTCACCTCGCCCCAAGCCTCCAGctccttctcctccttctGCCGCCTGTTCCATTTCAAACCcgctctcctcctcctcaaagCTTAGCTTCCACTCGCAGTCCTCCCTCCTCGTTTCCGCCTCCCCTCCCTCCCGCCATCGAACCCTAACTCCTCTTCGTTCCCGCAGAGCTATGAGCGCCACG GCGGTGCGGTGTGGTTCTAAGGCGGAGCCGCTCAGGATTATGATCTCCGGCGCGCCGGCTTCCGGTAAAGGAACGCAATGCGAGCTCATCAAGCAGAAA TATGATTTGGTACATATCGCTGCTGGAGATTTACTTAGAGCCGAAATTGCATCTGGGAGTGAAAATGGGAAGCGCGCAAGGGCGTACATGGACAAAGGACAATTGGTTCCGGATGAAATTGTTGTCATG ATGGTGAAAGACCGCTTATCACAGCCAGATTCTCGAGAAAAAGGTTGGCTCTTAGACGGATACCCTAGGAGCTCATCGCAAGCAATTGCTCTTAAGGAATTTGGCTTCGAGCCGGATCTGTTCATTCTTCTTGAC GTTTCTGAAGATATTCTTGTTGACAGAGTTGTTGGAAGAAGGCAAGATCCTGTTACTGGAAAGATCTACCATCTGAAGTATTCTCCTCCAGAGACCCCAGAGATCGCAACAAGGCTCACCCAACGTTTTGATGATACAGAAGAGAAG GTGAAACTTCGATTGCAcactcatcatcaaaatgttGAGGCAGTACTTTCATTATACGAAGACATAACTCTTAAG GTGAACGGAAGTCTTACCAAGGATGATGTGTTTGCCAAAATTGATGGTGAACTGGCGAAGCTTCTTGAGGAAAACCAAGCTACCACTAAATCTTTGGCAGCTTAG